Within the Gloeobacter kilaueensis JS1 genome, the region CGTGCTCAACTCCAGGCCGCTCTCGCGGTCGGCGAGGGCAATCGCGTGCATCAGCTTGGCAATCCAGGCGCGCACCAGAAGCAGCCCGCCCAGGACCAGCAAAAATAGACAGATAGAGAGAATCTGGCCGGCGGGAGTCTTGAGGACTTCGTGGACGATCACCTCGCGCAGCACCGAGACGATCGTCACCTCGACGGCGACGCTCACCGAGATCCGGTGCTCGCGCAGGTAGATGATGAGCAAGCGAAAAAGCTCGACCAGGATCAAGACGAAGAGAATTTCCGCCGAGACCTCCTGAAAGTCCAGCGGCTGGAGCATCAGCTGCAACAGAGCCCAGAGCTTGAGCACCATCACCCCAAAGAGGCTGAGGCACAGCGACATGACAATCAGATCCTGGACGTTTTCGAGTCTGTCGATGATCAAGGAGCGGACGGTGACATCGATCTGATCGGCGGTGGGCTCTTTGCGCATCGGTCTACCCCATCAGTAGGACGTTGTCGATGACGTGGATGACGCCGTTGTCGGCCTCCACATCGGCGAGGACGACGGTGGCGTTCTTGACCTCGAAGCCGTCGGGGGTGGTGGCTCGAATCGGAATGTCTGCCCCTTCTAGAGACGTGAGGGTGTCGATATCGGCCAGATCCGCCTGGCGGTAGCGACCGGCGACGACGTGGTAGGTGAGGATGCGGGCCAGTTGGGGCGGATTCTGGACGAGGGTGGTGATCGTGCCGGGGGGCAACTTGGCGAAGGCAGCGTCTACCGGGGCAAAGACGGTAAAGGGACCGGGGCTTTTGAGGGCGTCCACCAGCCCCGCCACCTGCACGGCGGTGACGAGGGTCTTGAACGAATCGTTGCTGACGGCAATCTCGACGATGTCGGGCATGAGGGGCTCCCTTGCTTAGCGGTAGTCCGAGCGCTGTACGTCCCGCAGCCGCGCCTCCGGCCTGAGGAAGCGGTCCATCTGCCCTTCAAAGAACTGGCGGTTGGCCATCAGGTGGCGCGGA harbors:
- a CDS encoding phosphate-starvation-inducible PsiE family protein, giving the protein MRKEPTADQIDVTVRSLIIDRLENVQDLIVMSLCLSLFGVMVLKLWALLQLMLQPLDFQEVSAEILFVLILVELFRLLIIYLREHRISVSVAVEVTIVSVLREVIVHEVLKTPAGQILSICLFLLVLGGLLLVRAWIAKLMHAIALADRESGLELSTAHPEDYGSLSVLKKSR
- a CDS encoding fasciclin domain-containing protein codes for the protein MPDIVEIAVSNDSFKTLVTAVQVAGLVDALKSPGPFTVFAPVDAAFAKLPPGTITTLVQNPPQLARILTYHVVAGRYRQADLADIDTLTSLEGADIPIRATTPDGFEVKNATVVLADVEADNGVIHVIDNVLLMG